Proteins encoded together in one Caldicellulosiruptor saccharolyticus DSM 8903 window:
- a CDS encoding amino acid ABC transporter ATP-binding protein has translation MKDSEMTKKKMIIAKDIVKYFGHNLILDKVSLEVDRGEVVVIIGPSGSGKSTFLRCLNHLERINSGYIEIDGFVIEDKRLHEKHKKHSPKEIAKFCSQIGMVFQRFNLFPHMTALENVIIGPIVVNKMKKEEAIEIGLELLDKVGLKDKANSYPAQLSGGQQQRVAIARALAMKPKVMLFDEPTSALDPELVGEVLNVMKELANEGMTMLVVTHEMGFAREVADRVVFMDKGRIIEEGLPDEIFTNPKEERTRQFLQKIL, from the coding sequence ATGAAGGACAGTGAGATGACAAAAAAGAAGATGATAATAGCAAAGGACATCGTCAAATACTTTGGACACAACCTCATATTGGACAAGGTATCATTGGAAGTTGACAGAGGAGAGGTTGTAGTAATTATAGGACCTTCTGGTTCAGGCAAGAGCACTTTTTTAAGGTGTCTTAATCACTTAGAGAGGATTAACTCAGGGTACATCGAGATTGATGGGTTTGTAATTGAAGACAAAAGACTTCATGAAAAACACAAAAAGCACAGCCCAAAGGAGATAGCAAAGTTTTGTTCTCAGATAGGGATGGTGTTTCAGCGATTTAATCTTTTCCCTCACATGACAGCACTTGAGAATGTCATAATTGGTCCGATTGTTGTCAATAAAATGAAAAAGGAAGAAGCAATTGAGATTGGGCTTGAGCTTCTTGATAAGGTGGGATTAAAAGATAAGGCAAATTCATACCCTGCTCAGCTTTCTGGTGGGCAGCAGCAAAGAGTTGCTATTGCAAGAGCTTTAGCCATGAAACCTAAAGTGATGCTGTTTGATGAGCCGACATCGGCACTCGACCCTGAACTTGTCGGAGAGGTTTTAAATGTCATGAAAGAGCTTGCAAATGAAGGAATGACAATGCTTGTTGTAACTCACGAGATGGGGTTTGCAAGAGAGGTTGCTGACAGAGTTGTGTTCATGGACAAAGGGAGGATAATCGAAGAGGGGCTTCCGGATGAGATTTTTACAAACCCGAAAGAAGAGAGAACAAGACAGTTTTTGCAGAAGATATTGTAA
- a CDS encoding dienelactone hydrolase family protein, translating to MVELFERYFGIHNKPNVSAPHWAKSILDSCDFEFQKSIVEKLQPLLYLNLELCFVERNKREIHYEAFTEELITANLNGIESEAAFLKPSNSNPPYPVIVVLHDHGGFYYYGKERIFMDDSTQPFLREYREKFYSSKRWALDLLERGFAVFCPDAFYFGKRRFPQELIKIFVDNKTYEQLTSLTEGSYEFIKLFNRVSSELEGIIFKNINFYGTNWPSILINEDIAWLNYLLKRKDVDKSRIACMGFSLGGFRTLFLSALKKEIKASLVIAFMSEFSKMLGQTSRHTFMVHIPSFTRFLDLPDIAGLILPRKLFVMQCSEDSLFPVDAMKSAVAKIEEYYSRANCKHNFSYKFYPNSHQFNLYMQEDAMNYLFLNI from the coding sequence ATGGTTGAATTATTCGAAAGGTATTTTGGAATTCATAATAAACCGAATGTCTCTGCACCACACTGGGCAAAGTCAATTTTGGATTCATGTGACTTTGAATTTCAAAAAAGTATAGTTGAAAAACTACAGCCTTTGCTATATTTGAATTTGGAATTGTGCTTTGTTGAAAGAAACAAAAGAGAGATACACTATGAAGCCTTCACAGAAGAATTAATAACAGCTAACCTAAATGGTATTGAATCAGAAGCAGCATTTTTAAAACCATCCAATTCAAATCCACCTTATCCTGTTATTGTAGTTTTGCATGATCATGGTGGATTTTATTACTACGGCAAAGAGAGAATCTTTATGGATGATAGTACACAGCCTTTTTTAAGAGAGTACAGAGAAAAGTTTTATTCATCAAAAAGATGGGCTCTTGACCTGCTTGAAAGAGGGTTTGCAGTTTTCTGCCCTGATGCGTTTTATTTTGGAAAGAGAAGGTTCCCACAAGAGCTAATAAAGATATTTGTTGATAATAAAACCTATGAACAGCTAACAAGTCTTACTGAGGGTAGCTACGAATTTATTAAGCTTTTTAATAGGGTTTCTTCCGAGCTTGAAGGGATAATATTTAAGAATATCAATTTTTATGGAACAAACTGGCCAAGTATCTTGATTAACGAAGACATTGCATGGCTAAATTATCTCTTGAAAAGAAAAGATGTTGATAAAAGTAGAATTGCGTGTATGGGTTTTTCGTTGGGTGGTTTTAGAACTTTATTTTTAAGCGCTTTGAAAAAAGAGATAAAAGCAAGCTTAGTAATAGCTTTTATGTCTGAGTTTTCAAAAATGCTGGGTCAAACTTCAAGGCATACATTCATGGTACATATCCCCAGCTTTACACGCTTTTTAGACTTGCCAGATATAGCCGGGCTTATCCTTCCAAGAAAACTTTTTGTGATGCAGTGTAGCGAAGATTCTCTATTTCCAGTTGATGCAATGAAGAGTGCAGTAGCCAAGATTGAAGAATATTATAGCAGAGCAAACTGTAAACACAATTTTTCATACAAATTTTATCCAAATTCTCATCAATTCAATTTATACATGCAAGAGGATGCAATGAATTATTTGTTTCTAAATATTTAA
- a CDS encoding beta-galactosidase, with protein MAKIKLKKFLYGGDYNPDQWSEDVWEQDIEFMKYYNVNAVSMPIFSWAQLQPSEDKFTFEWLDRIIDKLYSNGIHVILATPTASQPAWLSKKYPDVLPVDIHGRKRKHGARQNYCPNSPNFKNAARRIVEQMAKRYKDHPAIIMWHISNEYGPYCYCENCAKAFREWLKERYKTLDELNKRWNTAFWGHTFYDWDEIEVPSYLNEEYEYMPGRQKSSFQGLSLDYKRFMSDSLLNLYKMEVEIIKKYMPDVPVTTNLMGPFKPLDYHKWAQYMDVVSWDNYPSIKDSPHSIAFKHDLMRGLKRDQSFILMEQTPSQTNWQWYNSAKRPGMIRLLSYHAIAHGADSVLYFQWRQSVGSCEKFHSAMVPHAGHLNTRVSKELKQIGDELLRLDEILESVNKSDVALLFDWENWWALEESMGFRNDISYLEHIDSYYKALYKLKTNVDVVDPTEDLSRYKLVVAPLLYLLDSNTAKNIEEYVKNGGIFITTFLSGLVDENDRVILGGYPGWFRKLLGIWIEEIDALFPDMKNAIILEKPLGTLDGRYECDFICDVIHSEGAKVLAYYEQDYYKGMPAILENTYGSGKSVYIGTRPEQKVIEGLIKYYADMAGVKPILPVPEGVEVTKRTKDGKEYIFLLNFNNYDVCIELPQEFYELITQKLFGGRVVLRAKEVMILRK; from the coding sequence ATGGCTAAAATCAAACTGAAAAAATTCCTTTATGGCGGAGATTATAATCCTGACCAGTGGTCAGAAGATGTTTGGGAACAAGATATTGAGTTTATGAAGTATTACAATGTAAATGCAGTGTCAATGCCAATATTCTCATGGGCTCAGCTTCAGCCAAGTGAGGACAAGTTTACGTTTGAGTGGCTTGACAGAATAATTGATAAGCTCTATTCAAATGGTATTCATGTCATCTTAGCAACACCAACAGCATCTCAACCTGCGTGGCTGTCAAAAAAGTATCCTGACGTATTGCCTGTTGATATTCATGGAAGAAAGAGAAAACATGGGGCAAGGCAGAATTACTGCCCCAACAGTCCAAACTTCAAAAATGCAGCAAGAAGAATTGTTGAACAGATGGCAAAAAGATACAAAGACCATCCGGCGATTATAATGTGGCATATCAGCAACGAATATGGTCCTTACTGCTACTGTGAAAACTGCGCTAAAGCCTTTAGAGAGTGGCTAAAAGAAAGATATAAAACATTGGATGAGCTTAACAAGAGATGGAACACAGCTTTCTGGGGACATACATTCTATGATTGGGATGAGATAGAAGTTCCATCGTATCTGAACGAAGAATATGAATATATGCCAGGCAGACAAAAAAGCTCATTCCAGGGACTTTCGCTTGATTACAAAAGGTTTATGTCAGACAGCCTTCTAAATCTTTATAAGATGGAAGTTGAGATTATCAAAAAATACATGCCAGATGTGCCTGTTACAACAAACCTTATGGGTCCATTTAAACCACTCGATTACCATAAATGGGCACAGTATATGGATGTAGTTTCGTGGGACAATTATCCTTCTATCAAAGACTCTCCACATTCTATAGCTTTCAAGCATGACCTTATGCGAGGACTTAAAAGGGACCAGTCATTTATATTAATGGAACAGACACCAAGCCAGACAAATTGGCAGTGGTATAATTCAGCAAAACGCCCTGGAATGATAAGACTTTTGAGCTACCATGCAATAGCTCATGGTGCGGACTCTGTTTTGTATTTCCAGTGGAGACAGTCGGTTGGGTCGTGTGAAAAATTCCACTCTGCAATGGTACCACATGCTGGGCACTTGAATACAAGGGTTAGCAAAGAGCTAAAACAAATTGGCGATGAGCTTTTGCGCTTAGATGAGATTTTAGAATCAGTAAACAAAAGCGATGTAGCACTTTTGTTTGACTGGGAAAACTGGTGGGCACTTGAAGAGAGTATGGGATTTAGAAATGACATTTCGTATTTAGAGCACATTGATTCGTATTACAAGGCTTTGTATAAACTCAAAACAAACGTAGATGTTGTTGACCCAACCGAAGATTTATCAAGGTATAAACTTGTTGTTGCACCACTTTTGTATTTGCTCGATAGCAATACTGCAAAGAATATAGAAGAGTACGTGAAAAATGGAGGAATATTTATTACCACCTTCCTATCAGGTCTTGTTGATGAGAACGACAGGGTAATTCTTGGAGGATATCCTGGCTGGTTCAGAAAACTTTTGGGAATCTGGATTGAGGAGATTGATGCGCTCTTTCCAGATATGAAAAACGCAATCATTCTTGAGAAGCCACTTGGAACACTTGATGGCAGGTATGAGTGCGACTTTATATGTGATGTCATTCACTCAGAAGGAGCAAAAGTGCTTGCTTATTATGAGCAGGACTATTATAAAGGGATGCCAGCTATTTTGGAAAATACATATGGCAGTGGCAAGTCAGTGTATATAGGTACAAGACCAGAGCAAAAGGTTATAGAAGGACTTATCAAGTACTATGCTGATATGGCTGGTGTAAAACCAATTTTGCCTGTACCAGAAGGTGTTGAGGTTACAAAACGAACAAAGGATGGAAAAGAGTATATTTTCCTTTTAAATTTCAATAATTACGATGTATGTATTGAGTTGCCACAAGAATTCTATGAACTGATAACGCAAAAGCTATTTGGTGGCAGAGTAGTTCTGAGAGCAAAAGAAGTTATGATATTAAGAAAATAA
- a CDS encoding S-layer homology domain-containing protein yields the protein MRKRILSLCIFILLIFSTIKTFATDVWCKVEYYYNGTNYMKVTLYSKSNKTYYVKGFTRDSDNQVSIYFSDKKNLISDTNTVLIPQSMFLMPVRVILVNSNGSPLFSDIKDSPYKDYILYLASIGKIDGYKDGTFRPKKGVTRQEFAKLFVNVFDIKTNQSVTRYSFADIKDCWAKNEIETLAKMGILTGVKGKNGVLYFKPQDGITYEQAITIIARYLKLEAVSKKDYKSWANDYINAFIDNNLLSEKEINVLKLNSFATREWIAYILSKAVLR from the coding sequence TTGAGAAAAAGAATATTGAGCTTGTGCATTTTTATTTTATTAATATTTAGCACAATTAAAACTTTTGCAACTGATGTGTGGTGCAAGGTAGAATATTATTACAATGGCACAAATTATATGAAGGTGACGCTTTATTCGAAGAGTAACAAAACTTACTATGTAAAAGGATTTACCAGGGATTCTGACAATCAGGTGAGTATATATTTTTCAGATAAGAAAAATTTAATTTCTGACACAAATACAGTTCTTATACCACAAAGCATGTTTCTGATGCCGGTAAGAGTAATATTGGTAAATTCAAATGGTTCCCCTTTGTTTAGCGATATTAAAGATTCTCCATATAAAGATTATATCTTATACCTTGCAAGTATTGGAAAGATTGATGGATATAAAGATGGTACTTTCAGGCCCAAAAAAGGCGTAACACGCCAAGAGTTTGCAAAGCTTTTTGTAAATGTTTTTGATATAAAGACAAATCAAAGTGTAACAAGATATTCTTTTGCAGATATAAAAGATTGCTGGGCGAAAAATGAGATTGAAACTTTGGCTAAAATGGGGATATTAACAGGTGTGAAAGGCAAAAATGGGGTTTTGTACTTTAAGCCACAAGATGGCATTACTTATGAGCAGGCAATTACTATTATTGCAAGATATTTAAAATTAGAGGCTGTTTCAAAGAAAGATTATAAGTCGTGGGCAAATGATTATATAAATGCCTTTATTGACAATAATCTTCTGAGCGAAAAAGAGATAAATGTTTTAAAATTGAATAGCTTTGCAACACGTGAGTGGATTGCATACATTTTGAGCAAAGCTGTATTAAGATAG
- a CDS encoding ABC transporter substrate-binding protein, with protein MYKKLITICLLVLFIATFLSGCSNKNQNISTLQKIKQNKEFVVGMDNTFPPMEFTDDNNNTVGFDVDLANEIAKRLGAKLKIVAVDWSGIQSALKSKKFDAIISCFSITDERKKAFNLAGPYLYIRQVIAVKKGDTSIKSFEDLKGIKIGVQANTTGDSAVQKMKFINYEKDVTRYERITDAFNDLDIGRIKAVVIDSVVAYYYKKQNPEKFDIAPAELEKEPVGIALRKEDKDLYEEIQKILNQLKEDGTIAKISKKWFGEDITK; from the coding sequence GTGTATAAAAAACTAATTACTATTTGTCTACTTGTTCTATTTATAGCTACATTTTTGAGTGGTTGTAGTAATAAAAACCAAAACATTTCCACACTGCAAAAAATAAAACAAAATAAAGAGTTTGTAGTTGGAATGGACAATACGTTCCCGCCCATGGAGTTTACAGATGATAACAACAACACAGTTGGGTTTGATGTTGACCTTGCAAATGAAATAGCAAAAAGGCTTGGTGCCAAACTTAAAATTGTTGCAGTTGACTGGAGCGGGATTCAAAGTGCTCTCAAATCCAAGAAATTTGATGCCATAATTTCATGCTTTAGTATTACAGATGAAAGAAAGAAGGCATTTAACTTAGCTGGCCCATACCTTTATATTCGTCAGGTTATTGCTGTTAAAAAAGGCGATACCTCTATTAAGAGTTTTGAAGATTTGAAAGGTATTAAGATAGGTGTTCAGGCAAACACCACAGGTGATAGTGCTGTTCAAAAGATGAAGTTTATAAACTATGAAAAAGATGTAACAAGGTATGAGAGGATTACTGATGCTTTTAATGATCTGGACATTGGGAGAATAAAGGCTGTTGTAATTGATAGTGTTGTTGCATATTACTACAAAAAACAAAACCCTGAAAAGTTTGATATAGCACCAGCTGAGCTTGAAAAGGAGCCTGTTGGTATTGCACTCAGAAAAGAGGATAAAGATCTTTATGAAGAGATTCAAAAGATTTTGAATCAGCTAAAGGAAGATGGAACTATCGCAAAGATATCAAAGAAATGGTTTGGCGAAGATATTACCAAGTAA
- a CDS encoding amino acid ABC transporter permease, whose amino-acid sequence MAENVIIKYFPVLLKASVVTIELTAIAVTIGLVFGLIAALFRISKLKILNLIGSFYVWLFRGTPLLLQIFFIYYGLPKIIPALTLPAFLAGAIALIINSGAYTAEIIRAAILSIDKGQYEAAKALGMTYLQTMRYVIVPQTYKRLIPPIGNEFIALLKDSSLVSTIGMVELMRAAQLKASQTGRDAEIYIAALIIYLALTTVFSTIFNWLEKRLGRYEGQ is encoded by the coding sequence TTGGCTGAAAATGTCATAATAAAATACTTCCCTGTGCTTTTGAAAGCAAGCGTTGTTACAATCGAGCTTACTGCAATTGCAGTAACAATTGGGCTTGTTTTTGGACTGATTGCAGCGCTGTTTAGAATTTCGAAGCTGAAAATTTTAAATTTAATAGGTAGCTTTTATGTTTGGCTATTTAGAGGTACTCCGCTACTTTTGCAGATATTCTTCATTTACTATGGTCTTCCCAAAATTATTCCCGCACTTACACTGCCTGCTTTTTTGGCAGGAGCAATTGCTCTTATTATTAACTCTGGGGCATACACAGCAGAGATAATAAGAGCTGCTATTTTGTCTATTGACAAAGGTCAGTATGAAGCAGCAAAAGCCTTGGGTATGACATACCTTCAGACAATGAGGTATGTAATTGTGCCACAGACATACAAAAGACTTATACCACCTATTGGCAATGAATTTATTGCGCTATTGAAAGACTCATCACTTGTGTCAACAATAGGAATGGTTGAACTAATGCGTGCAGCACAGCTAAAAGCATCTCAAACAGGAAGGGATGCAGAGATTTATATTGCTGCGCTTATTATTTATTTAGCACTCACCACAGTTTTTTCCACAATATTTAATTGGCTTGAAAAGAGGCTGGGGAGATATGAAGGACAGTGA
- a CDS encoding DMT family transporter — MSTRKRILADGILLFVTMVWGSSFVLMKNTISQLHPLTFLAIRFLLAWLVVTAIFWRNLKKLKPKEIVYGSIIGFFLFLGMALQVVGLKYTYASKSAFITGLTVVLVPIFAGIIERKIPRVNVIVGVIFAFVGLFLLNGAKISHFNFGDFLTLLADFGFVFQIIFIDIFTSKEDVSTINIAIFQLMSAAVLYIIFSLFFGVNPFSIKLTLNSILTILITGILGTALAFTAQVFVQKYTTPTHTALIFSAEPVFGAIFSAIIPSVVTHTTEILPLISYIGCGLILIGMVIAEISFNKNLDMELS; from the coding sequence TTGAGCACAAGAAAAAGGATTTTAGCGGATGGAATACTTCTTTTTGTCACAATGGTGTGGGGAAGTTCATTTGTACTTATGAAGAATACAATCTCCCAGCTTCATCCTTTGACATTTTTGGCAATAAGGTTTTTGTTAGCATGGCTTGTTGTCACAGCAATATTCTGGAGAAATCTTAAAAAATTAAAACCAAAAGAAATAGTTTATGGAAGCATAATTGGTTTTTTTCTTTTCTTAGGAATGGCTCTGCAGGTTGTGGGATTAAAATACACGTACGCATCAAAATCAGCGTTTATAACAGGTTTGACAGTAGTTTTAGTGCCTATTTTTGCAGGTATAATTGAAAGAAAGATTCCCAGAGTAAATGTCATAGTTGGTGTAATTTTTGCTTTTGTAGGGCTCTTCCTTTTAAATGGAGCTAAAATCTCACATTTTAATTTTGGAGATTTTCTTACCTTGCTTGCAGACTTTGGATTTGTCTTTCAGATTATATTCATTGACATCTTTACATCAAAAGAAGATGTGAGTACAATCAACATTGCAATATTTCAGCTCATGAGCGCTGCTGTTTTGTATATTATTTTTTCTTTGTTTTTTGGAGTAAATCCTTTTAGTATCAAGCTTACATTAAATTCAATACTTACAATCTTAATCACAGGCATTTTGGGAACGGCTCTTGCTTTTACAGCACAAGTTTTTGTTCAAAAATACACAACACCAACTCACACAGCTTTGATATTCTCTGCCGAGCCTGTGTTTGGTGCGATATTTTCGGCGATAATTCCTTCTGTAGTGACTCACACAACTGAAATTTTACCTTTGATTTCTTACATAGGATGTGGTTTAATCTTAATTGGTATGGTCATAGCTGAGATAAGCTTTAATAAAAATCTGGATATGGAGTTGAGCTGA
- a CDS encoding DUF3800 domain-containing protein — protein MKKGKLPLIHIYCDESSQNKNRYMIIGGLWVLYENLKEIEETIKQYRTQHNMYSELKWGKVSKGKLVEYKKLVDIIFKFIGEKKMAYRCIVVDLSLMDNKKYNKGDEELGFYKMYYQLLLHYINPNYRYIIYPDDRKNSYKYRLQSLQIILNRGLRKKHKLDMDIVRHIEARKSHEVDLIQATDILTGAIGFHWNDMDKKEGASSAKKELALYIAQKAGLATLKSYHRKDCSMHFHIWYCDFKKSKKVYKTK, from the coding sequence ATGAAAAAAGGAAAACTACCTTTAATACACATCTATTGTGATGAAAGCTCACAAAATAAAAATAGATACATGATTATCGGTGGGCTATGGGTTTTGTATGAAAATTTAAAAGAAATAGAAGAAACCATTAAACAGTATAGAACACAACATAATATGTATAGTGAACTTAAGTGGGGTAAGGTTTCTAAAGGAAAATTAGTAGAGTACAAAAAGCTTGTAGATATAATCTTCAAATTCATAGGAGAAAAGAAAATGGCTTATAGGTGTATAGTGGTTGATTTATCCCTAATGGACAACAAAAAGTACAATAAAGGAGATGAAGAATTAGGCTTTTACAAAATGTATTATCAGTTGCTGCTACATTATATCAACCCAAATTACCGTTATATAATTTATCCAGATGACAGAAAAAACTCTTATAAGTACAGACTACAAAGTTTACAAATTATACTTAACAGAGGACTTAGAAAAAAGCATAAATTAGATATGGATATAGTAAGACATATTGAGGCAAGAAAATCTCATGAAGTAGACTTAATACAAGCTACTGATATTTTGACTGGTGCAATAGGTTTTCATTGGAATGATATGGACAAAAAAGAAGGTGCAAGTTCAGCTAAAAAAGAATTAGCTTTGTATATAGCTCAAAAAGCGGGATTAGCAACTTTGAAATCATATCATAGAAAAGATTGTAGTATGCATTTTCATATTTGGTATTGCGATTTTAAAAAATCAAAAAAGGTATATAAAACGAAATAG
- a CDS encoding sensory rhodopsin transducer, producing MKALGKKVWVIPDGYIPSEGSMSIPGHECLCIVNTGDVDAKVKLTVFFEDRDPIESDYFVVKSKRTIHAWLNKPELIGNLVIPKEVPYSLVVESDQNIVVQMSRLDTRLGNMALLSVIGFPIE from the coding sequence ATGAAAGCTTTGGGTAAAAAAGTGTGGGTAATCCCAGATGGATACATTCCGTCTGAGGGTTCAATGTCAATCCCTGGGCATGAGTGTCTGTGTATAGTGAATACTGGAGATGTTGATGCAAAGGTGAAACTCACAGTCTTTTTTGAAGACAGAGACCCAATTGAAAGTGATTATTTTGTTGTCAAGTCAAAAAGAACAATTCATGCATGGCTGAACAAGCCAGAGCTGATAGGAAATCTTGTTATTCCAAAAGAAGTTCCGTATTCTTTAGTGGTTGAAAGTGACCAAAACATTGTTGTTCAGATGTCACGCTTGGATACACGACTTGGTAATATGGCGCTCTTAAGTGTAATTGGATTTCCAATTGAATAA
- a CDS encoding MBL fold metallo-hydrolase, with translation MEIVFLGGAKEVGASCVLIKAGGKNILLDSGIRMKEDKLPNLQLLRELGGADVCLISHAHLDHIGSLPLIAREYPHIFFYTNQPTKDLIKVLLYDSLKIMDAKEDEIPIYAEKNVEDLLDRTITYGFNYTFEPLEGIKVTFFPAGHILGASMIFIQTQEGSVLYTGDFSTDKQLTVDKASIPKIRPDVVICESTYGDRLHTNRNYEEERLFNSIYEFISKGGKVLIPAFAIGRAQEIILILRNYMKKKKVEFNVFIDGMVREVIRVYKNNPTFLSSRYYKKVLKGEEIFLSDNIDIITDKKQREEIMSSSDPCVIISSSGMLTGGPSVFYAEKLVENQNALIAITGYQDEESPGRKLLELTELPESERKIELNGKEYEVKCKVEKYGLSAHADRDSILGFLAMLKPKTVVFAHGSEEAISQLSDMAIKEIESAVLIPQNGEMNTISIEKPRRQLSFFNVKKLSNIEPLNEENIKSLWEYLLESKQEANHITAEHAILIWNGKQFLERDEVNRVFELLKSSPYFEQNPRKPYLFRILSRTEVENKLKPKPMEQNKMRELAFEMFKDFGLYKVGMDNENVVVTFYFNFPHIANRLEDKIKEFEEKTLWKVEVNPNINLTYAQKYLQKLLEDEGVKLLKFSYNPVINAIVVKPNKEFDSMKELCSKFLDETGIELIFDIENKEDCTARLQNKDRMEQNKALLLIDLYFENEKDKVYKKSIKEGGKYIELSFVTPFVAEKYKDKLNELSQKTGWEIRISQTINQVEMVNILKDILAKYNIDLIKNPSIYPSIREVRIKLAGEIDSNIVNEIANEFYDRTGFYLKI, from the coding sequence ATGGAGATAGTTTTCTTAGGTGGTGCTAAAGAGGTTGGTGCATCTTGTGTTTTAATTAAAGCTGGTGGCAAGAACATCTTACTTGACTCTGGCATAAGAATGAAGGAAGACAAGCTCCCAAACTTGCAGCTTCTTCGCGAGCTTGGTGGGGCTGATGTCTGTCTTATTTCACATGCTCACCTTGACCACATAGGGAGTCTTCCGCTTATTGCAAGAGAGTATCCTCATATATTCTTCTATACCAATCAGCCAACAAAAGATTTGATAAAAGTGCTTTTGTACGACAGCTTAAAGATTATGGATGCAAAAGAAGATGAGATTCCTATTTATGCAGAAAAGAATGTTGAAGATTTACTTGATAGAACAATCACATACGGGTTTAATTATACATTTGAGCCTTTAGAAGGGATAAAGGTTACTTTTTTCCCTGCAGGACATATCCTTGGTGCTTCGATGATTTTTATACAAACTCAGGAAGGGAGTGTTCTATACACAGGAGATTTTTCCACTGACAAGCAGCTTACTGTTGACAAAGCATCAATTCCTAAAATAAGACCAGATGTTGTAATTTGTGAGTCAACCTATGGTGACAGGCTTCATACCAACAGAAACTATGAGGAGGAAAGACTATTTAACAGTATATACGAATTTATTTCAAAAGGAGGCAAAGTTTTAATTCCTGCATTTGCAATTGGAAGAGCGCAGGAGATAATTTTGATTTTAAGAAACTACATGAAAAAGAAAAAGGTAGAGTTCAATGTATTTATTGATGGAATGGTAAGAGAAGTCATAAGAGTTTATAAAAACAATCCAACATTTTTGTCTTCAAGATATTACAAAAAAGTATTGAAAGGTGAGGAGATTTTTTTATCAGATAACATCGATATAATTACTGACAAAAAACAAAGAGAAGAGATTATGTCCTCATCAGACCCATGTGTTATCATTTCAAGCTCAGGAATGTTAACTGGCGGTCCTTCTGTATTCTATGCAGAAAAGTTAGTAGAAAATCAAAATGCGCTGATTGCAATTACAGGGTATCAAGACGAAGAGTCGCCGGGCAGGAAACTTCTTGAACTGACTGAGCTTCCAGAGAGTGAGAGAAAGATTGAACTAAATGGCAAGGAATATGAAGTAAAGTGCAAGGTTGAAAAGTATGGCCTTTCTGCACATGCAGACAGGGATAGTATATTAGGATTTTTAGCAATGCTAAAACCAAAAACTGTAGTTTTTGCTCATGGAAGTGAGGAGGCAATTTCGCAACTATCGGATATGGCAATAAAAGAGATAGAAAGTGCTGTTTTAATTCCGCAAAATGGAGAGATGAATACAATTTCAATTGAAAAGCCAAGAAGACAGCTTTCATTTTTCAATGTCAAAAAACTAAGTAACATTGAACCTCTGAATGAAGAAAATATCAAAAGTTTGTGGGAATATCTTCTTGAAAGCAAACAAGAAGCAAACCATATTACAGCAGAGCATGCAATTCTGATTTGGAATGGGAAACAGTTTTTAGAAAGAGATGAGGTAAATAGGGTATTTGAACTTTTAAAATCTTCCCCGTATTTTGAGCAAAATCCACGAAAACCTTATCTTTTTAGGATTTTGTCAAGAACTGAAGTTGAAAACAAGCTGAAGCCAAAGCCTATGGAACAGAACAAGATGAGAGAGCTTGCTTTTGAAATGTTTAAAGATTTTGGACTTTACAAAGTTGGAATGGATAACGAAAATGTTGTGGTGACCTTTTATTTTAACTTTCCACACATAGCTAATAGGCTTGAAGATAAAATAAAAGAGTTTGAGGAAAAGACCCTGTGGAAGGTAGAGGTAAATCCAAATATAAATCTAACATATGCTCAAAAATATCTACAAAAGTTATTAGAAGATGAAGGTGTTAAGCTTTTAAAATTTTCATACAATCCTGTGATAAATGCTATTGTAGTAAAACCAAACAAAGAATTTGATTCGATGAAGGAACTGTGCTCTAAATTTCTTGATGAGACAGGCATTGAGCTTATATTTGACATTGAAAATAAAGAGGATTGTACAGCAAGACTTCAAAATAAAGACAGGATGGAGCAGAACAAGGCTTTGCTTTTGATAGACCTGTATTTTGAAAATGAAAAAGACAAGGTTTACAAGAAGAGCATAAAAGAGGGTGGAAAATACATTGAACTATCATTTGTAACACCCTTTGTTGCAGAAAAGTACAAAGATAAGCTTAATGAACTTTCACAAAAAACTGGCTGGGAGATAAGGATTTCACAGACAATAAACCAGGTCGAAATGGTAAATATTTTGAAAGATATTTTAGCTAAGTATAATATTGATTTAATTAAAAATCCAAGTATTTATCCCTCAATAAGAGAAGTTAGGATAAAATTAGCAGGGGAGATAGATAGTAATATTGTAAATGAAATTGCAAATGAGTTTTATGATAGAACAGGATTTTATTTAAAGATTTAA